Proteins encoded together in one Palaemon carinicauda isolate YSFRI2023 chromosome 45, ASM3689809v2, whole genome shotgun sequence window:
- the LOC137634743 gene encoding ATP-binding cassette sub-family G member 4-like isoform X1, which yields MAELLSVQVPSRRGLGGYAEFHKGPDGVATPIMGSPASNAPYLKTNLNHARISNDLRKKVVNGASAGVIMSHLPKRPPVDIEFCDLSYSVSEGRHRGYKTILKGVSGSFKSGRLTAIMGPSGAGKSTLMNITAGYRISNVVGSITVNGRERNLRKFRKMSCYIMQDDHLHPHLSVIESMNVSANLKLGDRMSRHQKEEVINEILETLSLTECRDTRALNLSGGQRKRLSIALELVNNPPLMFFDEPTSGLDSSSSFQCINLLKTLAQGGRTIICTIHQPSAKLFEKFDYLYALSEGQCIYRGAIHGLVPFLAAMSLECPSYHNPADFMMEVASGEYGEFTHKLTTAVRCGKCDNLGPDTHLGVVAKQHTIANEDHRESGGGGGGGGGDSGGGGGGGGDARVNIPSTRHYLLVSEDESIDDIPNSFPTSGWKQFVILFKRTFLSIIRDGMLTKMRICSHTLIGLLIGLLYYNIGNEASKVFNNSGCLFFCMLFLMFTAMMPTILTFPLEMNVFIREHLNYWYSLKSYYLAKTMADMPFQVIYPLLYVLLVYFLTDQPLEAHRFFMFTTMCIMTSLVAQSLGLAIGACLNIQGAVFLGPITSIPVLLFSGFFVNFSTIPIYLRWITYISYVRYGFEGTLLSIYGFDRKPLHCSEAYCHYKSPKKFLEEMDIAGAEFWIDFLVLFVFFITLRTIGYFVLRWKLKAER from the exons CAACGACCTGCGGAAGAAAGTTGTCAACGGTGCCAGCGCGGGTGTCATCATGTCTCACCTTCCCAAGAGACCTCCTGTCGACATCGAGTTCTGCGACCTCTCGTACTCCGTGTCAGAGGGCAGACATAGAG GTTACAAGACTATCCTGAAGGGAGTCAGTGGGAGCTTCAAATCTGGCCGCCTAACAGCTATCATGGGACCCTCCGGAGCAGGGAAGTCAACTCTCATGAATATAACTGCCGGTTACAG AATTAGCAACGTAGTTGGATCAATCACAGTTAATGGCAGAGAGAGGAATTTGCGTAAGTTCCGCAAGATGTCTTGTTACATAATGCAGGATGACCATCTTCACCCGCACCTTTCCGTCATCGAGTCAATGAATGTGTCAGCCAACTTGAAACTTGGCGATCGCATGTCTCGTCACCAAAAGGAGGAAGTA ATAAATGAAATTTTGGAGACACTAAGTTTGACTGAATGTCGAGACACCAGAGCATTGAACCTCTCGGGTGGCCAGCGCAAGAGGCTCTCAATTGCCTTGGAATTGGTTAATAACCCACCTCTCATGTTTTTTGATGAGCCAACTAG TGGTCTTGATAGTAGTAGCAGCTTCCAGTGCATCAACTTACTGAAGACTTTGGCCCAGGGAGGACGTACTATCATCTGCACTATTCATCAACCATCAGCCAAGCTATTTGAAAAATTTGACTACCTTTATGCATTGTCAGAGGGGCAATGCATATACAGAGGAGCAATTCATGGTCTGGTACCATTCCTCGCAGCAATGTCATTGGAATGCCCTTCATATCATAATCCAGCTGATTTCA TGATGGAAGTTGCTAGTGGAGAGTATGGAGAGTTCACCCACAAGCTCACAACAGCAGTAAGATGTGGGAAGTGTGACAACTTAGGCCCAGACACCCATCTTGGAGTTGTTGCAAAGCAACACACTATAG CAAATGAAGATCACAGAGaatctggaggaggaggaggtggcggTGGTGGCGACAGTGGCGGAGGAGGGGGAGGTGGTGGTGATGCAAGAGTCAATATTCCTTCTACGAGGCATTATTTATTGGTATCAGAAGATGAGAGTATTGATGATATTCCTAACTCCTTCCCAACATCGGGTTGGAAGCAGTTCGTCATTTTATTCAAGCGTACCTTTCTTTCAATTATCAGAGATGGG ATGCTGACAAAAATGCGTATCTGCTCTCATACACTGATAGGTCTTCTCATAGGCCTTTTGTATTACAACATTGGCAATGAGGCAAGCAAAGTTTTCAACAACTCAGGGTGCTTATTCTTCTGTATGCTTTTTCTTATGTTTACTGCCATGATGCCTACTATTCTCACAT TCCCTTTGGAGATGAATGTATTTATTCGTGAGCATCTTAACTACTGGTACTCCTTGAAGTCGTATTACTTGGCTAAAACTATGGCTGATATGCCTTTTCAG GTTATCTACCCTCTCTTGTATGTGCTGCTGGTATACTTCCTGACAGATCAGCCTCTTGAAGCTCACAGATTCTTCATGTTTACCACTATGTGTATCATGACATCGCTTGTAGCACAAAGTCTTGGCTTGGCAATAGGTGCCTGCTTAAATATACAG GGTGCAGTGTTCTTGGGACCTATCACGTCCATACCAGTTCTACTTTTCTCTGGATTCTTCGTAAACTTTTCCACCATTCCTATATACTTAAGATGGATAACTTACATATCCTATGTAAG GTATGGATTTGAGGGAACTCTTCTCAGTATATACGGGTTTGACAGAAAGCCACTTCACTGCTCAGAAGCTTACTGCCACTATAAATCTCCCAAAAAATTCCTTGAGGAGATGGATATAGCAGGAGCAGAATTTTGGATAGACTTCTTGGtgctttttgtattttttattacattacgGACAATTGGTTATTTTGTACTGAGATGGAAACTTAAAGCAGAGCGctag
- the LOC137634743 gene encoding ATP-binding cassette sub-family G member 1-like isoform X2: MSHLPKRPPVDIEFCDLSYSVSEGRHRGYKTILKGVSGSFKSGRLTAIMGPSGAGKSTLMNITAGYRISNVVGSITVNGRERNLRKFRKMSCYIMQDDHLHPHLSVIESMNVSANLKLGDRMSRHQKEEVINEILETLSLTECRDTRALNLSGGQRKRLSIALELVNNPPLMFFDEPTSGLDSSSSFQCINLLKTLAQGGRTIICTIHQPSAKLFEKFDYLYALSEGQCIYRGAIHGLVPFLAAMSLECPSYHNPADFMMEVASGEYGEFTHKLTTAVRCGKCDNLGPDTHLGVVAKQHTIANEDHRESGGGGGGGGGDSGGGGGGGGDARVNIPSTRHYLLVSEDESIDDIPNSFPTSGWKQFVILFKRTFLSIIRDGMLTKMRICSHTLIGLLIGLLYYNIGNEASKVFNNSGCLFFCMLFLMFTAMMPTILTFPLEMNVFIREHLNYWYSLKSYYLAKTMADMPFQVIYPLLYVLLVYFLTDQPLEAHRFFMFTTMCIMTSLVAQSLGLAIGACLNIQGAVFLGPITSIPVLLFSGFFVNFSTIPIYLRWITYISYVRYGFEGTLLSIYGFDRKPLHCSEAYCHYKSPKKFLEEMDIAGAEFWIDFLVLFVFFITLRTIGYFVLRWKLKAER, encoded by the exons ATGTCTCACCTTCCCAAGAGACCTCCTGTCGACATCGAGTTCTGCGACCTCTCGTACTCCGTGTCAGAGGGCAGACATAGAG GTTACAAGACTATCCTGAAGGGAGTCAGTGGGAGCTTCAAATCTGGCCGCCTAACAGCTATCATGGGACCCTCCGGAGCAGGGAAGTCAACTCTCATGAATATAACTGCCGGTTACAG AATTAGCAACGTAGTTGGATCAATCACAGTTAATGGCAGAGAGAGGAATTTGCGTAAGTTCCGCAAGATGTCTTGTTACATAATGCAGGATGACCATCTTCACCCGCACCTTTCCGTCATCGAGTCAATGAATGTGTCAGCCAACTTGAAACTTGGCGATCGCATGTCTCGTCACCAAAAGGAGGAAGTA ATAAATGAAATTTTGGAGACACTAAGTTTGACTGAATGTCGAGACACCAGAGCATTGAACCTCTCGGGTGGCCAGCGCAAGAGGCTCTCAATTGCCTTGGAATTGGTTAATAACCCACCTCTCATGTTTTTTGATGAGCCAACTAG TGGTCTTGATAGTAGTAGCAGCTTCCAGTGCATCAACTTACTGAAGACTTTGGCCCAGGGAGGACGTACTATCATCTGCACTATTCATCAACCATCAGCCAAGCTATTTGAAAAATTTGACTACCTTTATGCATTGTCAGAGGGGCAATGCATATACAGAGGAGCAATTCATGGTCTGGTACCATTCCTCGCAGCAATGTCATTGGAATGCCCTTCATATCATAATCCAGCTGATTTCA TGATGGAAGTTGCTAGTGGAGAGTATGGAGAGTTCACCCACAAGCTCACAACAGCAGTAAGATGTGGGAAGTGTGACAACTTAGGCCCAGACACCCATCTTGGAGTTGTTGCAAAGCAACACACTATAG CAAATGAAGATCACAGAGaatctggaggaggaggaggtggcggTGGTGGCGACAGTGGCGGAGGAGGGGGAGGTGGTGGTGATGCAAGAGTCAATATTCCTTCTACGAGGCATTATTTATTGGTATCAGAAGATGAGAGTATTGATGATATTCCTAACTCCTTCCCAACATCGGGTTGGAAGCAGTTCGTCATTTTATTCAAGCGTACCTTTCTTTCAATTATCAGAGATGGG ATGCTGACAAAAATGCGTATCTGCTCTCATACACTGATAGGTCTTCTCATAGGCCTTTTGTATTACAACATTGGCAATGAGGCAAGCAAAGTTTTCAACAACTCAGGGTGCTTATTCTTCTGTATGCTTTTTCTTATGTTTACTGCCATGATGCCTACTATTCTCACAT TCCCTTTGGAGATGAATGTATTTATTCGTGAGCATCTTAACTACTGGTACTCCTTGAAGTCGTATTACTTGGCTAAAACTATGGCTGATATGCCTTTTCAG GTTATCTACCCTCTCTTGTATGTGCTGCTGGTATACTTCCTGACAGATCAGCCTCTTGAAGCTCACAGATTCTTCATGTTTACCACTATGTGTATCATGACATCGCTTGTAGCACAAAGTCTTGGCTTGGCAATAGGTGCCTGCTTAAATATACAG GGTGCAGTGTTCTTGGGACCTATCACGTCCATACCAGTTCTACTTTTCTCTGGATTCTTCGTAAACTTTTCCACCATTCCTATATACTTAAGATGGATAACTTACATATCCTATGTAAG GTATGGATTTGAGGGAACTCTTCTCAGTATATACGGGTTTGACAGAAAGCCACTTCACTGCTCAGAAGCTTACTGCCACTATAAATCTCCCAAAAAATTCCTTGAGGAGATGGATATAGCAGGAGCAGAATTTTGGATAGACTTCTTGGtgctttttgtattttttattacattacgGACAATTGGTTATTTTGTACTGAGATGGAAACTTAAAGCAGAGCGctag